The following coding sequences are from one Salvia hispanica cultivar TCC Black 2014 chromosome 3, UniMelb_Shisp_WGS_1.0, whole genome shotgun sequence window:
- the LOC125210093 gene encoding splicing factor SF3a60 homolog produces the protein LGWLGHRTRFTKTVFDLYYFETSLPPKLKKRKGSRFFVTHFGHSSSLSLVLNRQYRDYMQKLLEYLIYFFERTEPLQDLGRIFSKVVTEFEELWTSGLIQGSQNENHENGNVKQHEALIDLDYYSTVEQLMEVGPAKLKEALSALGLKTGGTVQQRAERLFLTKHTPLEKLDLKHFVKGSRRHEQNGGVTTQQPSEDAKEIALMEAKMKKMCDLLHETIVRTKENIEKKHALTYDEIVQEREEDEVQPESESDDEDQQIYNPLKLPMGWDGKPIPYWLYKLHGLGQEFKCEICGNHSYWGRRAYERHFKEWRHQHGMRCLGIPNTKNFNEITSIEEAKYLWEKIQAKQGLNKWRPDLEEEYEDQEGNIYNKKTYTDLQRQGLI, from the exons TTAGGTTGGTTAGGTCATAGGACTAGGTTCACTAAAACAGTCTTTGATCTGTATTATTTTGAAACCTCCCTGCccccaaaattgaaaaagagaaaaggttCCAGGTTCTTTGTCACCCATTTTGGTCACTCTTCATCTCTTTCCCTTGTTTTGAACAGACAATATCGGGATTATATGCAGAAACTTCTGGAATATCTTATATACTTTTTTGAGCGGACGGAGCCTTTGCAAGATCTTGGACGAATATTTTCAAAG GTTGTAACTGAATTTGAAGAGCTATGGACCAGTGGACTGATTCAAGGATCGCAGAATGAGAATCATGAAAATGGGAATGTCAAACAGCATGAGGCATTGATTGATCTTGATTATTACAGTACAGTCGAACAGCTAATGGAAGTAGGACCTGCAAAGTTAAAGGAG GCATTGTCTGCTCTTGGTCTGAAGACGGGTGGTACTGTACAACAGCGTGCAGAAAGGCTTTTTCTTACAAAG CATACACCACTTGAGAAATTGGATCTGAAACATTTCGTCAAAGGCTCACGCAGACATGAACAAAATGGTGGTGTTACGACCCAACAACCAAGTgaagatgcaaaagagattgCCTTGATGGAAgcaaagatgaaaaaaatgtgtgaCCTGTTGCATGAG ACAATTGTACGGactaaagaaaatattgagaAGAAACATGCTTTAACTTATGATGAAATTGTACAAGAACGCGAAGAG GATGAAGTACAACCTGAGTCTGAGAGTGATGATGAAGATCAACAGATCTACAATCCCCTGAAGTTGCCCATGGGTTGGGATGGAAAGCCAATACCCTATTGGTTGTATAAGCTTCATGGGCTTGGCCAG GAGTTCAAATGTGAGATATGTGGGAACCATAGTTACTGGGGCCGCAGAGCCTATGAACGCCATTTCAAGGAATGGAGGCACCAACATGGGATGCGATGTCTAGGAATTCCAAACACCAAGAACTTTAATGAGATAACATCAATCGAG GAAGCAAAATACCTTTGGGAGAAAATACAAGCAAAGCAAGGCCTTAATAAATGGCGACCGGATCTTGAAGAAGaatatgaagatcaagaggGCAACATCTACAACAAGAAGACATATACAGATCTGCAACGTCAGGGTTTGATATGA